One window of Acidobacteriota bacterium genomic DNA carries:
- a CDS encoding VOC family protein — translation MSEDFPRGRFVWYDLITPDTEAAKAFYGAIVGWGTMQWDGPADYSMWTRGEMPMGGVVGLSKEELDGGMPPHWVAYIATPDVDATAARCKELGGQVLHGPEDIPNTGRFALLLDPQGAKFAAYTPAAEAGGHDGPPELGEFSWHELMTSDYEGAMAFYSDLFGWQKLDAMDMGEAGIYQLYGRTEMPLGGAMNLTPEMPMPPSWLHYARVEDINVAVDKVKELGGQIVVGPIEVPGGDWVVQASDPQGAMFALHQVGAPPAE, via the coding sequence ATGTCCGAAGACTTCCCGCGCGGCCGCTTTGTCTGGTACGACCTGATCACTCCCGATACGGAGGCGGCCAAGGCCTTCTACGGCGCCATCGTCGGCTGGGGAACGATGCAGTGGGATGGCCCCGCCGACTACTCCATGTGGACCCGTGGCGAGATGCCGATGGGCGGTGTCGTCGGCCTCTCCAAGGAGGAGCTCGACGGCGGCATGCCGCCGCACTGGGTCGCCTACATCGCCACCCCCGACGTCGACGCCACCGCCGCGCGCTGCAAGGAGCTCGGCGGCCAGGTGCTGCACGGCCCCGAGGACATTCCCAACACCGGCCGCTTCGCCCTCTTGCTCGACCCCCAGGGCGCCAAGTTCGCCGCCTACACGCCGGCCGCCGAGGCCGGCGGCCACGACGGCCCGCCGGAGCTCGGCGAGTTCTCCTGGCACGAGCTGATGACCAGCGACTACGAAGGCGCCATGGCCTTCTACAGCGACCTCTTCGGCTGGCAGAAGCTCGACGCCATGGACATGGGCGAGGCCGGCATCTACCAGCTCTACGGCCGCACCGAGATGCCCCTCGGCGGCGCCATGAACCTGACGCCGGAAATGCCCATGCCGCCGTCCTGGCTGCACTATGCGCGGGTCGAAGACATCAACGTCGCGGTGGACAAGGTCAAGGAGCTCGGCGGCCAGATCGTGGTCGGCCCGATCGAGGTGCCGGGCGGCGACTGGGTGGTCCAGGCCAGCGATCCCCAGGGCGCCATGTTCGCCCTCCACCAGGTGGGAGCACCGCCAGCCGAATAG
- a CDS encoding cysteine synthase family protein gives MNELRVFDRLSDAVGWTPLVRLGRTVPAPCEAYAKLEYLNPMGSVKDRIARHIVRRALDEGKLRPGGVVLEASSGNTAMGLAMMAVLEGLRCRMVVRRQTSPEKLDCLRALGVELVLVDGELPPEHPESYNRKARRLAEAEEGLYFPDQHNNRVNNEAHYLTTGPEIWRQMDGRIDAFVCGIGTGGTVSGVARYLKEQDPTIRVVAVDIEGSVFTEYFRTGRRVEPKASCVEGLGDEEIIDCPEFELFDDMVQVCDRDAFLAARELARREAMFVGGSAGAALVGVRQVAESLARPARLVTLFADSGSRYLSTIYNDSWMRARGHLAAAKSAAVVLPNL, from the coding sequence GTGAACGAGCTGAGAGTCTTCGACCGCTTGAGCGACGCCGTCGGCTGGACACCCTTGGTGCGGCTGGGCAGGACGGTGCCGGCGCCGTGTGAGGCCTACGCCAAGCTCGAGTACCTGAACCCGATGGGGAGCGTCAAGGATCGCATCGCTCGCCACATCGTGCGCCGCGCCCTCGACGAGGGCAAGCTGCGGCCCGGCGGCGTCGTGCTTGAGGCCTCCTCCGGCAACACCGCCATGGGACTGGCGATGATGGCGGTGCTCGAAGGATTGCGCTGCCGCATGGTGGTGCGGCGCCAGACCAGTCCCGAGAAGCTCGACTGCCTGCGCGCTCTGGGGGTGGAGCTGGTGCTGGTCGACGGCGAGCTGCCGCCGGAGCATCCCGAGAGCTACAACCGCAAGGCGCGCCGGCTGGCCGAAGCGGAAGAAGGCCTCTACTTTCCCGATCAGCACAACAACCGGGTCAACAATGAGGCCCACTACCTGACCACCGGCCCGGAGATCTGGCGCCAGATGGACGGCCGCATCGATGCCTTCGTTTGCGGCATCGGAACCGGTGGCACGGTTTCCGGCGTGGCGCGCTATCTCAAGGAGCAGGATCCGACGATTCGGGTGGTGGCGGTGGATATCGAAGGGTCGGTGTTCACCGAGTACTTCCGCACTGGCCGTCGTGTCGAGCCCAAGGCCTCCTGCGTCGAGGGCCTGGGCGACGAGGAGATCATCGACTGTCCCGAGTTCGAGCTCTTCGACGACATGGTCCAGGTGTGCGACCGGGACGCCTTTCTGGCGGCTCGCGAGCTGGCCCGGCGGGAGGCCATGTTCGTCGGCGGATCGGCCGGGGCGGCGCTGGTGGGTGTGCGCCAGGTTGCCGAATCCCTCGCTCGGCCGGCGCGACTGGTGACCCTGTTCGCCGATTCTGGCTCGCGCTACCTGAGCACCATCTACAACGATTCTTGGATGCGAGCCCGCGGCCACCTCGCCGCGGCGAAGTCGGCGGCCGTTGTTCTGCCCAACCTTTAG